Proteins encoded by one window of Deinococcus sp. KSM4-11:
- a CDS encoding phospholipase D-like domain-containing protein, producing the protein MGQYESLSATWTPEHKANSLESKSTAQGLQHSCPICDLTFDFKPNLMPDYEIKKLDNLSKLVGLAINLPPYTPVDKVNASPLALILEMISSAENFINFTTWNMDSTFLTALHIASQRVKIRGIISRPLDPYSASLYKSLKDNPNLKLVITESRDVSAVHTKLMVIDGLVIVEGSASLSVSAFEKVSGTNKPPGEKLVVSCDSMKVIGDNNKYFSTNWKLYQKMDSNNPRDVFDTFWDYI; encoded by the coding sequence GTGGGTCAGTATGAAAGCCTTTCAGCAACCTGGACGCCCGAACATAAGGCAAACTCATTGGAAAGTAAATCAACAGCACAAGGACTACAGCATTCCTGTCCAATATGTGATCTAACCTTCGACTTCAAGCCCAATCTTATGCCAGATTATGAGATAAAGAAATTGGATAATCTCAGTAAGCTAGTCGGGCTTGCGATCAACCTTCCGCCGTATACCCCCGTAGATAAAGTGAATGCCTCTCCATTAGCTCTAATTTTGGAGATGATTTCAAGTGCAGAAAACTTCATAAACTTCACCACTTGGAATATGGATTCAACCTTCTTGACTGCGCTGCACATCGCTTCTCAGAGGGTCAAAATAAGAGGCATAATCAGTCGACCCCTAGATCCGTACTCAGCCAGCCTCTACAAAAGCCTGAAGGATAATCCAAACTTGAAATTAGTCATCACAGAATCAAGAGATGTAAGTGCCGTACATACTAAACTTATGGTTATAGACGGATTAGTTATTGTGGAAGGATCTGCTAGCCTGAGTGTTAGCGCATTTGAAAAGGTGTCTGGGACAAACAAGCCGCCCGGAGAGAAGCTAGTTGTCTCTTGTGATTCGATGAAAGTCATTGGCGATAACAATAAATACTTCAGTACTAATTGGAAGCTGTACCAGAAAATGGACTCAAACAACCCCAGAGATGTATTCGACACCTTCTGGGATTACATCTGA
- a CDS encoding ABC transporter permease — protein sequence MLGFLVRRLGQGALVLVLISLITFFLINLAPGGPSAASRFETTAEERAALTKQLGLDQPLVSRYGQWAGGVVQGNFGVTLNGGQPIGPILRQRLGNTAQLGLSALLLSVVIGIPLGILTAMRRNSALDHVVNAITTLGMSIPDFWTGIMAILLFSVVWKVLPSSGLYDASAGFSVVGWLQHMILPAGVLAFVMLPNLVRFTRSSLLEVLGMDYLRTARAKGVTEPRVIRKHALRNALVPIIAMVGLILPALLSGSVIIESVFGLPGMGRLAVDAALGRDYNTIMAVTLVAGAVVIVTNLLVDLTYSFVDPRIRHD from the coding sequence ATGCTGGGTTTTCTGGTTCGCCGCCTCGGGCAGGGCGCGCTCGTGCTCGTCCTGATCTCGCTGATCACGTTCTTCCTTATCAACCTCGCCCCCGGCGGGCCGAGCGCCGCGTCGCGTTTCGAGACGACCGCCGAGGAACGCGCCGCGCTGACCAAACAGCTGGGCCTCGACCAGCCGCTCGTCAGCCGCTACGGGCAGTGGGCAGGCGGGGTGGTGCAGGGGAACTTCGGCGTGACCCTCAACGGCGGGCAGCCCATCGGCCCGATCCTGCGCCAGCGGCTGGGGAACACCGCGCAGCTCGGCCTGTCGGCGCTGCTGCTGTCGGTGGTGATCGGCATTCCGCTGGGCATCCTGACGGCGATGCGCCGCAACTCCGCGCTGGATCATGTGGTGAACGCCATCACCACGCTGGGCATGAGCATCCCGGACTTCTGGACCGGCATCATGGCGATCCTGCTGTTCTCGGTGGTGTGGAAGGTGCTGCCGTCGTCCGGGCTGTACGACGCGAGCGCGGGCTTCTCGGTGGTGGGCTGGCTCCAGCACATGATCCTGCCGGCGGGCGTGCTGGCCTTCGTGATGCTGCCGAACCTGGTGCGCTTCACGCGCTCGTCGCTGCTGGAGGTGCTGGGCATGGATTACCTGCGGACCGCGCGGGCCAAGGGGGTCACCGAACCGCGCGTGATCCGCAAACACGCCCTGCGCAACGCCCTGGTGCCGATCATCGCCATGGTCGGCCTGATCCTGCCGGCGCTGCTCAGCGGCTCGGTGATCATCGAGAGCGTGTTCGGCCTGCCCGGCATGGGTCGCCTCGCGGTGGACGCCGCGCTGGGGCGCGATTACAACACCATCATGGCCGTCACGCTGGTGGCGGGCGCCGTGGTGATCGTCACGAACCTGCTCGTGGACCTCACGTACTCGTTCGTCGATCCGAGGATCCGTCATGACTGA
- a CDS encoding BPL-N domain-containing protein, translating into MNASPAWWTALRAELAPVLPRLRVALYASGGSAYHHAALVAQWGGVPEPLTTAQIQAGDLAGYDVLVMPGGGLLGMGGLLAPLGEEGSRMIRDWVAGGGMYIGSCAGAYLPANVPASFAGQHPAIVPLHLLDVPLANGADGGLGGLDSPGVGVLHATVSAPAHWLTKSLPPHFEVMHYNGPCFTPMHGSDVTAVTRVEGTGTAFTPWERSLPGTTPTLVDTLIETRAANVVAGAFGEGTVVLFGSHPEFGFDALQLGWGEAARLFGNALLHQAGRKRSLPCEATGAALTVDLADVADALTTASERFQRLSTITPELSGAPVFLGQTAPDLWRAALSEAATLSADTATYLTSLTSVPSACAAWIDSPAAPEQDYGFVGLRQLAAQILGLLDQAEEHLRSPPPPVTSPYGDWDRHPYHLLASSYLSAAGLTAAASLAAGTLGTLAGTDRLPPHPMFQEERP; encoded by the coding sequence GTGAACGCCAGTCCCGCGTGGTGGACGGCGCTGAGGGCCGAGCTGGCCCCGGTGCTGCCGCGCCTGCGGGTGGCGCTGTACGCCTCGGGCGGTTCGGCGTACCACCACGCGGCGCTGGTCGCGCAGTGGGGCGGCGTTCCTGAACCCCTGACGACAGCCCAGATCCAGGCGGGCGACCTGGCCGGGTATGACGTGCTGGTCATGCCGGGCGGCGGCCTGCTGGGCATGGGCGGCCTGCTGGCTCCGCTGGGTGAAGAGGGCAGTCGGATGATCCGCGACTGGGTGGCCGGGGGCGGGATGTACATCGGCTCATGCGCCGGGGCGTACCTGCCCGCCAACGTGCCCGCGAGCTTTGCCGGGCAGCATCCGGCCATCGTGCCCCTGCACCTGCTGGACGTTCCCCTCGCTAATGGCGCCGACGGTGGACTGGGCGGCCTCGATTCGCCCGGCGTGGGTGTCCTGCACGCCACGGTGAGCGCCCCGGCGCACTGGCTGACGAAGAGCCTGCCGCCTCATTTCGAGGTCATGCACTACAACGGGCCGTGCTTCACGCCCATGCATGGGTCAGACGTGACCGCCGTGACGCGCGTGGAGGGCACCGGCACGGCCTTCACCCCCTGGGAACGGAGCCTGCCGGGCACCACCCCGACCCTGGTGGACACCCTGATCGAGACCCGCGCCGCGAACGTCGTCGCCGGTGCCTTCGGTGAGGGCACGGTGGTGCTGTTCGGCTCGCACCCCGAATTCGGGTTCGACGCGCTGCAACTCGGCTGGGGCGAGGCCGCCCGGCTCTTCGGGAATGCGCTGCTCCACCAGGCCGGGCGGAAGCGGTCGCTGCCCTGCGAGGCCACGGGAGCGGCACTCACCGTCGACCTGGCCGACGTGGCGGACGCGCTGACCACCGCCTCTGAGCGCTTCCAGCGCCTGAGTACTATCACCCCGGAGCTCAGCGGGGCACCGGTGTTCCTGGGCCAGACGGCCCCAGACCTGTGGAGGGCGGCCCTGAGCGAGGCGGCCACCCTGAGCGCCGACACGGCCACGTACCTGACATCCCTGACGAGCGTGCCCTCGGCGTGCGCGGCTTGGATCGACTCGCCAGCCGCACCGGAGCAGGATTACGGCTTCGTGGGCCTGCGGCAGCTCGCCGCACAGATCCTCGGGCTGCTCGACCAGGCTGAGGAGCACCTGCGGTCTCCTCCACCGCCGGTGACGTCCCCGTACGGCGACTGGGATCGGCATCCGTACCACCTGCTGGCCAGCTCGTACCTCAGCGCCGCCGGACTGACGGCCGCTGCGAGCCTCGCCGCCGGCACCCTCGGCACCCTGGCCGGCACCGACCGCCTTCCCCCCCACCCGATGTTCCAAGAGGAAAGACCATGA
- a CDS encoding ABC transporter permease, which translates to MTEARDLGTARVPAERPVRRRAGLVARLVTHPVGFVAITILALLYLTAFLGPLVYTASPITADPLNTTAAPSAQHLLGTDELGRDVFARLMYGGRITLMISVISMVVALSIGSLVGALAGYHRGWLETVLMRIVDTFMAIPSFFLILAALAVLGNSPPVVVLVVGLGFWPQVARIVHAEVTKIRNFDFVEAERALGASSSRIIWRHIFPQALPATAVLTTLGIAWSILTETGLSYLGLGIQPPLASWGNMLQNAQTYFWVKPALAVYPGLMIAVAVLCFNLIGNVLRDLTDPRSR; encoded by the coding sequence ATGACTGAGGCCCGCGATCTGGGCACCGCGCGCGTGCCGGCGGAGCGTCCGGTGCGGCGACGGGCCGGACTGGTCGCCCGGCTGGTCACGCACCCGGTCGGTTTTGTGGCGATCACCATCCTGGCGCTGCTCTACCTCACCGCCTTCCTGGGGCCGCTGGTGTACACGGCGTCGCCCATCACGGCCGATCCGCTGAACACCACGGCCGCTCCCTCCGCGCAGCACCTGCTGGGCACCGATGAACTCGGCCGCGACGTGTTCGCGCGGCTGATGTACGGCGGGCGCATCACCCTGATGATCAGCGTCATCTCGATGGTCGTCGCCCTGAGCATCGGCTCGCTGGTCGGCGCGCTGGCCGGCTACCACCGGGGCTGGCTGGAGACGGTTCTGATGCGGATCGTGGACACGTTCATGGCGATTCCCAGCTTCTTCCTGATCCTGGCGGCGCTGGCCGTGCTCGGGAACAGCCCGCCAGTGGTGGTGTTGGTCGTGGGCCTGGGCTTCTGGCCGCAGGTGGCGCGCATCGTGCACGCCGAGGTCACCAAGATCCGCAACTTCGACTTCGTGGAGGCCGAACGCGCGCTGGGCGCCTCCAGCAGCCGCATCATCTGGCGGCACATCTTCCCGCAGGCGCTGCCCGCCACGGCAGTGCTGACCACCCTGGGCATCGCGTGGTCGATCCTGACCGAGACCGGCCTGAGCTACCTGGGACTGGGCATCCAGCCGCCGCTGGCGTCGTGGGGCAACATGCTCCAGAACGCCCAGACGTACTTCTGGGTCAAGCCCGCCCTGGCGGTGTATCCGGGGCTGATGATCGCGGTGGCGGTACTGTGCTTCAACCTGATCGGCAACGTGCTGCGCGACCTGACCGACCCGAGGAGCCGGTGA
- a CDS encoding single-stranded DNA-binding protein, whose translation MAELDRVREALRASMTSWATLEVRGDQARVIPAPDVDALAAHLERLDPQWELAWACDSVQPPVVRARLTLHGTHREGLATAHTLHDAKLAALADAARTYGVAPAGEPAWVEYDPDDGANTTDLDAEAPLPADTAPRALPPEPPRDPQMEKARRHIEDLLEQLKVAGRGGDAARILMRGYGETLDESRAIYKELQALLKG comes from the coding sequence ATGGCCGAACTTGACCGCGTGCGCGAGGCCCTGCGCGCCAGCATGACCTCCTGGGCGACCCTGGAAGTGCGGGGCGACCAGGCCCGCGTGATCCCCGCCCCGGACGTGGACGCCCTGGCCGCCCACCTCGAACGCCTCGATCCGCAGTGGGAACTCGCGTGGGCCTGCGACAGCGTGCAGCCGCCCGTGGTGCGGGCCCGCCTGACCCTGCACGGCACCCACCGCGAGGGCCTCGCCACGGCCCACACCCTGCACGACGCCAAACTGGCCGCCCTGGCCGACGCCGCCCGCACCTACGGCGTGGCGCCCGCCGGCGAGCCCGCGTGGGTGGAATACGACCCGGATGACGGCGCGAACACTACGGATCTCGACGCCGAGGCGCCCCTGCCCGCCGACACGGCGCCGCGCGCCCTGCCGCCCGAACCGCCCCGCGACCCGCAGATGGAAAAAGCCCGCCGGCACATCGAAGACCTGCTCGAGCAGCTCAAGGTGGCCGGTCGGGGTGGCGACGCCGCCCGCATCCTGATGCGCGGGTACGGCGAGACGCTCGACGAGAGCCGCGCCATCTACAAGGAACTCCAGGCGCTGCTCAAAGGCTGA
- a CDS encoding alpha/beta fold hydrolase: protein MSHRITVNGVELVYEDGGQGTAIVTLHGGPGMGSRAGDWAAFQPLTDSFRLISYDQRGNGESGAGEPYSHAQFVSDLEALRQDLGLGKIVVLGGSYGGFLALEYALAHQEHVHAVILRDTAASNRFQDTSMERAMSSGFPMDQERLERLFAGQVASDDEFRESFGMIQPLYTVERDPAAEAERLARIPFRYETHNWAFSRNQPDYDLTGRLHEIQVPVLVTVGREDWITPLEASEELAAGLPNNEFVVFEHSGHSPHVEEQERYLGVVRDFLARHVPASVTA from the coding sequence GTGAGCCACAGAATCACCGTGAACGGCGTGGAGCTGGTCTACGAGGACGGCGGGCAGGGCACAGCCATCGTGACCCTGCACGGCGGCCCCGGCATGGGCAGCCGCGCCGGCGACTGGGCCGCGTTCCAGCCGCTGACCGACTCCTTCCGGCTGATCAGTTACGACCAGCGCGGCAACGGCGAGTCTGGCGCCGGCGAGCCGTACTCGCACGCGCAGTTCGTCTCGGACCTCGAAGCGCTGCGTCAGGATCTCGGGCTCGGCAAGATCGTGGTGCTGGGCGGCAGCTACGGCGGTTTCCTGGCGCTGGAGTACGCGCTGGCCCACCAGGAACACGTGCACGCGGTCATCCTGCGCGACACCGCCGCCAGCAACCGTTTCCAGGACACCAGCATGGAGCGCGCCATGAGCAGCGGGTTCCCGATGGATCAGGAACGGCTGGAGAGATTGTTCGCCGGACAGGTCGCCAGCGACGACGAGTTCCGCGAGAGCTTCGGCATGATCCAGCCGCTCTACACCGTGGAACGCGACCCGGCCGCCGAAGCCGAGCGCCTCGCCCGCATTCCCTTCCGGTACGAGACGCACAACTGGGCGTTCAGCCGCAACCAGCCGGACTACGACCTGACCGGCCGCCTGCACGAGATCCAGGTGCCGGTTCTCGTCACGGTCGGGCGCGAGGACTGGATCACGCCGCTGGAGGCGTCCGAGGAGCTGGCCGCCGGCCTGCCCAACAACGAGTTCGTGGTGTTCGAGCACAGCGGCCACTCGCCGCACGTCGAGGAGCAGGAGCGGTACCTGGGCGTGGTGCGGGACTTCCTGGCGCGGCACGTGCCGGCGTCCGTGACCGCATGA
- a CDS encoding Xaa-Pro peptidase family protein, with product MTTDPAPAIPPISQEERAQRAQNVFEHLPAGTDAAVLFDDQFIQYYAGFAFHATERPIALLLLPGGERHLFVPRLEREHAQAFAQAEQVVDYPEYPGDVHPMQRLAAHLKSLGLDRGRIGVDHDGYPAVMGYSGPAVSEVLPDATILRVSPGLDAQMALKSPAELALIRESVRWGDHAHRLLQQYTEVGASETDVEARATREATAAMVAAIGEQRRTPNRWLSGAVALYRGQIGAASALPHAMTSGVRFQAGDTLVTGAGAGVGGYISELERTMFMGEPTAEQRTFFAHMLALQDIAFDALRPGATCASVDVAVQAYVDQEGLQAYWRHHVGHGLGQRIHEAPFLDRGDPRVLQPGMVLSVEPGLYVPNLGGFRHSDTILVTESGMELLTFYPRQLDDLIIH from the coding sequence ATGACCACGGATCCGGCCCCGGCCATCCCGCCGATCAGTCAGGAGGAACGCGCCCAGCGCGCTCAGAACGTCTTCGAGCACCTGCCGGCGGGCACTGACGCCGCCGTGCTGTTCGACGACCAGTTCATCCAGTATTACGCCGGCTTCGCGTTCCACGCGACCGAGCGGCCCATCGCGCTGCTGCTCCTGCCCGGCGGAGAACGGCACCTGTTCGTGCCCCGCCTGGAGCGGGAACACGCGCAGGCCTTCGCCCAGGCCGAGCAGGTCGTGGACTACCCCGAGTATCCCGGTGACGTCCACCCCATGCAGCGCCTCGCCGCGCACCTGAAGTCGCTGGGGCTGGACCGCGGCCGGATCGGCGTGGATCACGACGGCTACCCGGCCGTGATGGGCTACAGCGGGCCGGCCGTCAGCGAAGTGCTGCCCGACGCGACCATCCTGAGGGTGTCGCCGGGGCTCGACGCACAGATGGCGCTGAAATCCCCGGCAGAACTCGCCCTGATCCGCGAGAGCGTGCGCTGGGGCGACCACGCCCACCGCCTGCTCCAGCAGTACACCGAGGTCGGCGCGAGTGAGACCGACGTGGAGGCACGGGCAACCCGCGAGGCGACCGCTGCCATGGTGGCCGCCATCGGCGAGCAGCGGCGCACCCCGAACCGCTGGCTGAGCGGCGCGGTTGCGCTATACCGGGGGCAGATCGGGGCCGCCAGCGCGCTGCCGCACGCCATGACCAGCGGCGTGCGCTTCCAGGCCGGCGACACGCTGGTGACCGGGGCGGGCGCGGGTGTGGGCGGGTACATCAGCGAACTCGAACGCACCATGTTCATGGGTGAGCCCACCGCCGAGCAGCGCACCTTCTTCGCGCACATGCTGGCACTTCAGGACATCGCCTTCGACGCCCTACGCCCCGGCGCGACGTGCGCGAGCGTGGACGTCGCCGTGCAGGCCTACGTCGACCAGGAGGGCCTTCAGGCGTACTGGCGGCACCACGTCGGCCACGGCCTGGGACAGCGCATCCACGAGGCCCCCTTCCTCGACCGGGGCGATCCGCGCGTGCTTCAGCCCGGCATGGTGCTGAGCGTCGAGCCGGGCCTGTACGTGCCGAACCTGGGCGGCTTCCGGCACTCGGACACCATCCTGGTCACGGAATCGGGCATGGAGCTCCTGACCTTCTACCCGAGGCAGCTGGACGACCTGATCATTCACTAA
- a CDS encoding metallophosphoesterase, translating to MHKFLAFGDVHADFDTLWAALRAASCADGSLQPTPPVLAGLFQVILIGDLVHPKNEREYARLAGVARFDPKDPDHLFLAAREQVKQLEVLKAYQEAAPHAVHIILGNHDDAVLNATYVLGTSGGIVHNEFDPEHGGLMLPDHLRLWMQTFPREIRVGNLQFAHVSPLPAHSHYDDLFYADHSPKRWFHETPEYVDMAGLSFGVYGHTQIDDGILIDEEHRLAMIDALHAREYLELLVEPSVDLPLQSVRAVPF from the coding sequence ATGCACAAGTTTCTGGCGTTCGGCGACGTGCATGCCGACTTCGATACCCTGTGGGCCGCCCTGCGCGCGGCCAGTTGCGCTGACGGCTCCCTTCAGCCCACGCCGCCTGTGCTGGCCGGCCTGTTCCAGGTCATCCTGATCGGCGACCTCGTTCATCCCAAGAACGAGCGCGAGTACGCCCGGCTGGCCGGCGTGGCCCGCTTCGACCCGAAAGACCCGGATCACCTCTTCCTCGCGGCGCGTGAGCAGGTCAAGCAACTTGAGGTGCTCAAGGCCTACCAGGAGGCCGCGCCGCACGCCGTGCACATCATCCTTGGAAACCACGACGATGCCGTCCTGAATGCCACCTACGTCCTCGGCACCAGTGGCGGCATCGTGCACAACGAATTCGACCCGGAGCATGGCGGCCTGATGCTCCCGGATCACCTGCGCCTGTGGATGCAGACCTTCCCCCGCGAGATTCGCGTCGGCAACCTGCAGTTCGCGCACGTGTCCCCCCTGCCCGCCCACAGCCACTACGACGACCTGTTCTACGCGGATCACAGCCCCAAGCGCTGGTTCCACGAGACGCCCGAATACGTCGACATGGCGGGCCTGAGCTTCGGCGTCTACGGCCACACCCAGATCGACGACGGCATCCTGATCGACGAGGAACACCGCCTCGCCATGATCGATGCCCTGCACGCCCGCGAGTACCTTGAGCTCCTCGTCGAGCCCAGCGTGGACCTGCCCCTGCAGAGTGTCCGTGCCGTGCCCTTCTGA
- a CDS encoding dipeptidase: MTDVKDPTAQHDAPLQRKNYTGYKSFSYLEPGADYKVYPLAQELNRVQSTRPEVTPEQEARVRRLFQEQLMISLHDHCFIAPEDLSQFLEFRRWGRDFTGYEGLSVSGLDAVFDNLMNGTAMITSRGGWKWDDIVFDLGMRLSDIAHQEMVVHCKTTEDIVNAKKNGQIAFIVSIEGAAMIENELDRLDILYGLGVRCLGIAYSEGNQLGGGLKEPRDGGLTTFGRQAVKRMNKLGIAIDVSHSGDQTALDTIEVSDKPIFITHAGARALWNSNRLKPDDVIRACAAKGGVIGIEAAPHTTLTEKHPRHSLESFMEHFEYCVNLVGIDHVAFGPDVLFGDHVGLHNALTEALSIGASRGHLSYDKVPFVDGIESPAEAFPNIVRWLVKHGYSDEDIGKAVGGNIMRVLKEAWYR, translated from the coding sequence ATGACTGACGTGAAAGACCCGACTGCCCAGCACGACGCCCCGCTGCAACGTAAGAACTACACGGGCTACAAGTCCTTCTCGTACCTGGAACCCGGCGCGGACTACAAGGTCTACCCGCTGGCGCAGGAACTGAACCGCGTGCAGAGCACCCGCCCGGAGGTCACGCCCGAGCAGGAGGCCCGCGTGCGTCGGCTGTTCCAGGAGCAGCTGATGATCTCGCTGCACGACCACTGCTTCATCGCGCCGGAAGACCTGAGTCAGTTCCTGGAATTCCGCCGCTGGGGCCGCGACTTCACCGGTTACGAGGGCCTGAGCGTGTCCGGCCTGGACGCCGTGTTCGACAACCTGATGAACGGCACGGCCATGATCACCTCGCGCGGCGGGTGGAAGTGGGACGACATCGTCTTCGACCTCGGGATGCGCCTGTCGGACATTGCGCACCAGGAGATGGTGGTGCACTGCAAGACCACCGAGGACATCGTGAACGCCAAGAAGAACGGCCAGATCGCCTTTATCGTGTCCATCGAGGGCGCGGCGATGATCGAGAACGAACTCGACCGCCTGGACATCCTGTACGGACTCGGCGTGCGCTGCCTGGGCATCGCGTACAGCGAGGGCAACCAGCTCGGCGGCGGCCTCAAGGAACCGCGTGACGGCGGCTTGACCACCTTCGGGCGGCAGGCCGTGAAGCGCATGAACAAGCTCGGGATCGCCATCGACGTGAGCCATTCCGGCGACCAGACCGCGCTGGACACCATCGAGGTGAGCGACAAGCCGATCTTCATCACGCACGCGGGCGCGCGGGCGCTGTGGAACTCCAACCGCCTGAAGCCCGACGACGTGATCCGTGCGTGTGCCGCGAAGGGCGGCGTGATCGGCATCGAGGCGGCCCCGCACACCACGCTGACCGAGAAGCACCCGCGCCACAGCCTCGAATCGTTCATGGAGCACTTCGAGTACTGCGTGAACCTCGTCGGCATCGACCACGTGGCCTTCGGCCCCGACGTCCTGTTCGGCGACCACGTGGGCCTGCACAACGCCCTGACCGAGGCGCTGTCCATCGGCGCGTCGCGCGGGCACCTGAGCTACGACAAGGTGCCGTTCGTGGACGGTATCGAGAGCCCCGCCGAGGCCTTCCCGAACATCGTCCGCTGGCTGGTGAAGCACGGCTACAGCGACGAGGACATCGGCAAGGCGGTGGGCGGCAACATCATGCGCGTGCTGAAGGAGGCGTGGTACCGGTGA
- a CDS encoding ABC transporter substrate-binding protein has product MKRTGKLTSLMALSLLLAGAARAQSADPSGTATFVTTADPTFNPWSPNAFVESNLINELLFPGLTRWDKDLKPAPDLALSWKASADGLKWTFNLRKNVKWSDGQPLTADDVAFTFNDLVLKKELGANQGSTWRNAVTKVNVVNASTVEFILSRPWASLPTYLAYYAGILPKHSFAGVTDPWKFTAFNKQNPVSSGPFKVSQVVSGATVRMVRNENYWGGAPKLQGVTFKVVPDSNAQLAQLLSGDVDLIAIGNPETVDRVKSSPNLTLDIATSNIYYFVALNQDDPRFQDARVRQALLYAINRPAMISSVLKGYGQVATGPIAPIQKTYYNANVQQYPYDPAKAKALLAQAGWKPGPDGTLMKDGKPFVISMPTASYQQLVPISLLVQQYWKDIGVKADLKTMDWNSYIQQVIVKRDYQASAAWWSTPADPDVLPYYDSSAANVGNNIPNYKNPKLDALLENGRKAGSVLARRVVYNEAQALMAKELPYLYLWYPQSITAYNKRLQGMRGITQAADFQYANEWFVTK; this is encoded by the coding sequence ATGAAACGAACTGGCAAGCTGACGTCCCTGATGGCCCTGAGTCTCCTGCTGGCCGGCGCTGCCCGCGCCCAGAGTGCCGATCCATCCGGCACCGCCACCTTCGTGACGACCGCCGACCCGACCTTCAATCCCTGGAGTCCGAACGCCTTCGTGGAGTCCAACCTCATCAACGAACTGCTGTTCCCCGGCCTGACCCGCTGGGACAAGGACCTCAAGCCCGCCCCTGATCTGGCCCTCTCCTGGAAGGCGTCCGCGGATGGCCTGAAGTGGACGTTCAACCTCCGCAAGAACGTGAAATGGTCCGACGGCCAGCCCCTCACGGCGGACGACGTGGCCTTCACCTTCAACGACCTGGTGCTGAAGAAGGAACTCGGCGCGAACCAGGGCAGCACGTGGCGCAACGCGGTGACGAAGGTCAACGTGGTCAATGCCAGCACCGTCGAGTTCATCCTGTCGCGCCCGTGGGCGTCGCTGCCCACGTACCTCGCGTACTACGCCGGCATCCTGCCCAAGCACTCGTTCGCGGGCGTCACCGACCCGTGGAAGTTCACGGCCTTCAACAAGCAGAACCCCGTCAGCTCCGGCCCCTTCAAGGTCTCGCAGGTGGTGTCCGGCGCGACCGTCCGGATGGTGCGCAACGAGAACTACTGGGGCGGCGCGCCCAAACTGCAGGGCGTGACCTTCAAGGTCGTGCCCGACAGCAACGCCCAGCTCGCCCAGCTGCTCTCCGGCGACGTGGACCTGATCGCCATCGGCAATCCCGAGACGGTCGACCGGGTCAAGAGCAGCCCGAACCTCACGCTGGACATCGCCACCTCGAACATCTACTACTTCGTGGCCCTGAACCAGGACGACCCGCGCTTCCAGGACGCCCGCGTGCGCCAGGCGCTGCTGTACGCCATCAACCGCCCGGCCATGATCTCCAGCGTCCTGAAGGGCTACGGACAGGTCGCCACCGGCCCGATCGCGCCCATCCAGAAGACCTACTACAACGCCAATGTCCAGCAGTACCCCTACGACCCGGCCAAGGCCAAGGCGCTGCTCGCGCAGGCCGGCTGGAAGCCCGGCCCGGACGGCACGCTGATGAAGGACGGCAAGCCCTTCGTGATCAGCATGCCCACCGCGTCGTACCAGCAGCTCGTGCCGATCTCGCTGCTGGTACAGCAGTACTGGAAGGACATCGGCGTGAAGGCCGACCTCAAGACCATGGACTGGAACTCGTACATCCAGCAGGTGATCGTCAAGCGCGACTACCAGGCGTCCGCCGCATGGTGGTCCACGCCCGCCGACCCGGACGTGCTGCCGTACTACGACTCCTCGGCCGCGAACGTGGGCAACAACATCCCCAACTACAAGAACCCCAAGCTGGACGCGCTGCTCGAAAACGGCCGCAAGGCCGGCAGCGTCCTCGCCCGCCGGGTCGTGTACAACGAGGCGCAGGCGCTGATGGCCAAGGAACTGCCGTACCTGTACCTGTGGTACCCGCAGAGCATCACCGCGTACAACAAGCGCCTGCAGGGCATGCGCGGCATCACGCAGGCGGCCGACTTCCAGTACGCCAACGAGTGGTTCGTCACGAAGTAA